A portion of the Pedobacter cryoconitis genome contains these proteins:
- a CDS encoding methyltransferase, TIGR04325 family has translation MFYLLKELAPPIVNTLRWYSFKYGWKGNYKTYEQAKQQCKGYDEDHILNRIIETTYQVKNKEIAYERDGIAYATVQMNFPLLKTLLYIASTNDNELTVIDFGGSLGTTYYQNYPYLKHLKKLKWCIIEQPKFVAAGKKHFENEHIKFYNNIQECMAENKPQLFLICSVLQYIDKPYQLLNEVMETRIPYVMLDYIGYNNGDTDRITIQHVPPVFYGIESSYPCYFFSRVKIQDKLCEYYEKAYDFIAANEKYYVQFKPFRYEGSLWKVLPQ, from the coding sequence ATGTTCTATTTATTGAAAGAACTTGCCCCTCCTATTGTAAATACCTTAAGATGGTATAGTTTTAAATATGGCTGGAAAGGTAATTATAAGACTTACGAGCAAGCTAAACAACAGTGTAAAGGTTATGATGAAGATCATATCCTGAACCGGATTATTGAAACCACTTACCAGGTTAAAAATAAGGAGATTGCCTATGAGCGGGACGGGATTGCTTATGCTACTGTCCAGATGAACTTCCCTTTATTAAAAACACTACTATACATTGCTTCTACAAATGACAATGAGCTTACAGTCATAGACTTTGGTGGCTCCCTGGGCACCACCTATTATCAGAATTACCCCTATCTAAAGCATTTAAAAAAATTAAAGTGGTGCATTATTGAACAACCAAAGTTTGTAGCAGCAGGAAAGAAACACTTTGAAAATGAACACATTAAATTCTACAACAATATTCAGGAATGCATGGCTGAAAATAAGCCTCAGCTATTTCTGATCTGTAGTGTGCTGCAATATATTGATAAACCTTATCAATTGCTGAACGAGGTTATGGAGACCAGGATTCCCTATGTGATGCTGGATTATATAGGCTATAATAACGGTGATACCGACAGAATCACTATACAGCATGTTCCTCCGGTATTTTATGGAATTGAGAGCTCTTATCCCTGTTATTTTTTTAGCAGGGTCAAAATACAGGATAAACTCTGTGAATATTATGAAAAAGCGTATGATTTCATTGCTGCCAATGAAAAATATTACGTTCAGTTTAAACCTTTCAGATATGAGGGATCACTGTGGAAAGTACTGCCACAATAG
- a CDS encoding DegT/DnrJ/EryC1/StrS family aminotransferase — MIPYESLKILNLPFEEKFKSKFADFLDKGWYILGEEVAQFEQEFAAYHQENYVVGVANGLDALILSLQCCKFQKGDEVIVPSNTYIATILAIIQCGLTPVLVEPDSHTYNIDPKLIARAITPKTVAIMVVHLYGQCCEMDPILGLAKQHQLKIIEDCAQAHGAKYKGKLAGTFGDFGAFSFYPTKNLGALGDAGAILCRTESDYHQLRQLRNYGSEKKYHNGVIGYNSRLDELQASFLRIKLPHLDEINAHKRKLAAIYNEHLNASFIKPKLDADFHNVYHIYNILHPKRDQLKQYLQEHQIGTEIHYPVPPQDQVALKDVLQSFDYPISAKIHQQTLSLPCSFAHTAEDIFRVTEVMNKFHLK; from the coding sequence ATGATTCCATATGAAAGCCTGAAAATACTCAACCTTCCATTTGAAGAAAAGTTTAAAAGTAAATTTGCTGATTTTCTGGATAAAGGATGGTATATACTGGGTGAAGAAGTTGCGCAATTTGAACAGGAATTTGCAGCCTACCACCAGGAAAATTATGTCGTTGGGGTAGCCAATGGGCTGGACGCACTTATCCTCTCCCTGCAATGCTGCAAATTTCAAAAAGGTGACGAGGTTATCGTGCCTTCCAATACTTATATCGCAACTATTCTGGCTATTATACAATGCGGGCTAACGCCGGTACTGGTTGAGCCAGACAGTCATACCTACAATATTGACCCCAAACTGATCGCCCGCGCCATTACCCCCAAAACTGTGGCTATTATGGTTGTCCATTTGTACGGGCAATGCTGCGAAATGGATCCTATACTGGGGCTGGCCAAACAACATCAGCTTAAAATAATTGAAGATTGCGCGCAAGCACATGGGGCAAAATATAAAGGTAAATTAGCCGGAACTTTTGGTGACTTTGGTGCTTTCAGTTTTTATCCAACCAAGAATTTAGGTGCTTTAGGTGATGCAGGGGCTATTTTATGCCGTACTGAATCAGACTATCATCAGCTCAGACAATTAAGGAACTACGGTTCGGAAAAGAAGTATCATAATGGCGTAATCGGGTATAATTCAAGACTTGACGAACTACAAGCTTCCTTTTTAAGGATTAAATTGCCACACCTGGATGAGATCAATGCGCATAAAAGAAAATTGGCAGCAATCTATAATGAGCATTTGAATGCTTCATTCATCAAGCCAAAACTTGATGCTGATTTTCACAATGTCTATCACATCTACAATATTCTGCATCCGAAAAGAGATCAGCTCAAACAATATTTACAGGAGCACCAGATCGGTACAGAAATTCACTATCCAGTACCCCCTCAGGATCAGGTAGCTTTAAAGGACGTACTCCAAAGTTTCGATTATCCAATCTCCGCAAAAATTCATCAGCAAACGCTTAGTCTGCCTTGTTCTTTTGCACATACAGCGGAAGATATTTTCCGCGTTACTGAGGTCATGAATAAATTTCATTTAAAATAA
- a CDS encoding sugar 3,4-ketoisomerase, with protein MAHILNIQTFKDSRGILTVLDNIVPFEIKRLFYIYSVDDTDRGGHRHHETHQAAICIKGSCKITNNNGKKTEMFDLDSPEKCLMLLPEDWHVMHDFSADAILLVLASTAFDPKDYIYEPYDSI; from the coding sequence ATGGCGCACATACTTAATATACAAACTTTTAAAGACAGCAGAGGCATTTTGACAGTGCTCGATAATATTGTTCCTTTCGAAATTAAAAGATTATTCTATATCTATTCTGTAGATGATACCGATCGCGGAGGCCACAGACATCACGAAACCCATCAGGCGGCAATATGTATCAAAGGATCTTGCAAAATCACCAATAACAACGGAAAAAAGACAGAGATGTTTGATTTAGACAGTCCTGAAAAATGTTTAATGTTATTGCCTGAAGACTGGCATGTGATGCACGACTTTTCAGCAGATGCAATTCTTTTAGTACTGGCTTCTACAGCATTTGATCCTAAAGACTATATTTACGAGCCTTATGATTCCATATGA
- a CDS encoding beta-1,6-N-acetylglucosaminyltransferase has product MRIAHLILTYTSPEQTERMIKSLSHPNFDFYIHVDKKFDINPHLFLKDTPNVYFINNRIDVRWAGFSTVTATFECIKEISKTGIRYDFINFLSGQDYPVKSADFINDFFAQHKGKEFLSYRDIKNDWKEGLIRMEKYFLTSYNFIGKYRLENLINRIMPKRKLPYNLHPYGKSMFWMLSPEVALHVVHTVENDKKLKYFFSLCWASDEFVFQTILLNSRYKDRVINNNYRYIDWSAGGANPKTLDESDFEKIAASDMLFARKFNMADHPEILNLIDKNLLANGAHT; this is encoded by the coding sequence ATGCGTATTGCCCATTTGATCCTTACTTATACCAGTCCAGAACAAACAGAGCGAATGATCAAAAGTTTATCTCATCCTAATTTTGACTTCTATATTCATGTAGATAAAAAGTTTGACATAAACCCACACTTATTCCTTAAAGACACCCCAAACGTTTATTTCATTAACAACAGGATTGACGTGAGGTGGGCAGGCTTCAGTACCGTGACCGCAACCTTTGAATGTATCAAAGAGATTTCAAAAACTGGTATCCGATATGATTTTATCAATTTTCTGAGCGGACAGGATTACCCGGTTAAATCAGCTGATTTTATCAATGATTTTTTTGCACAGCACAAAGGCAAAGAATTTTTAAGTTACCGTGATATCAAAAATGACTGGAAAGAAGGGCTGATCAGAATGGAAAAATACTTCCTGACCAGCTATAACTTTATCGGGAAATACAGACTGGAAAACCTGATCAACAGGATCATGCCTAAAAGAAAGCTGCCTTATAACCTCCATCCTTACGGTAAATCAATGTTCTGGATGTTGAGCCCTGAAGTTGCCTTACACGTGGTACACACAGTTGAAAACGATAAGAAACTTAAATACTTTTTCTCGTTATGCTGGGCGAGTGATGAATTTGTGTTCCAGACTATCTTACTCAATTCCAGATACAAAGACAGAGTTATCAATAATAACTACAGATATATTGACTGGTCAGCTGGCGGAGCTAACCCAAAAACACTAGATGAAAGTGACTTCGAAAAAATTGCAGCTTCAGATATGCTGTTTGCAAGGAAGTTTAATATGGCCGACCATCCGGAAATCCTTAATTTAATAGACAAGAACTTATTAGCAAATGGCGCACATACTTAA
- a CDS encoding glycosyltransferase family 2 protein — MKRTSIITVNFNQPAVTLDFLKSVKLHTNLTEVEVILVDNGSTEDHSASFIKEYPGLIYMASPENLGFAGGNNLGIAKAEGTYLLFLNNDTEITGNLVTELTSALDENQEIGLISPLLLYFDAPDVIQYAGSTKMNYVTCRNSTIGAMEIDQGQYDEAFVETAFCHGAAMMCRKADLQFAGLMENNFFLYYEELDWCEKFRKAGKKIWFTGRTKIYHKESMSVGKESSIKTYFMTRNRMLFIRRNTNWLNTLLFSLYYIGIASPKQVLMYIKKNRKDLIKWVFLGLKWNFNHSKDSNDLGFKI, encoded by the coding sequence ATGAAACGCACTTCAATTATAACAGTTAATTTTAACCAGCCGGCGGTCACACTGGATTTTTTAAAGTCAGTAAAACTTCACACCAATTTGACTGAAGTTGAGGTTATCCTGGTCGATAATGGTAGCACAGAAGACCATTCGGCTAGCTTCATCAAAGAATATCCCGGCCTTATTTATATGGCTTCTCCTGAAAACCTTGGGTTTGCGGGTGGGAATAACCTGGGAATTGCAAAAGCGGAAGGAACCTATCTTTTATTCCTGAATAACGATACCGAAATTACCGGGAACCTGGTGACTGAACTGACCAGCGCGCTGGATGAAAACCAGGAAATTGGATTAATATCTCCATTATTATTGTATTTTGATGCACCTGATGTGATTCAGTATGCAGGTTCAACAAAAATGAATTACGTGACTTGCCGCAACAGCACCATCGGAGCGATGGAAATTGACCAGGGACAATATGATGAGGCTTTTGTGGAAACTGCTTTCTGCCATGGTGCTGCCATGATGTGCCGTAAGGCTGATCTGCAGTTTGCCGGGTTAATGGAAAACAACTTTTTCCTGTATTATGAAGAACTGGACTGGTGTGAGAAATTTAGAAAAGCAGGTAAAAAAATATGGTTTACAGGCCGTACCAAAATTTACCATAAAGAATCCATGAGTGTGGGGAAAGAAAGCAGTATTAAAACATACTTTATGACCCGGAACAGGATGTTGTTCATCCGCAGGAATACCAACTGGTTGAATACTTTGCTTTTTAGTTTGTATTATATCGGCATTGCCAGCCCGAAGCAAGTATTAATGTATATAAAGAAGAATAGGAAAGACTTGATTAAATGGGTTTTCCTGGGATTGAAATGGAATTTTAACCATTCAAAAGATAGTAACGATTTAGGCTTTAAAATATAA
- a CDS encoding glycosyltransferase family 2 protein, whose protein sequence is MIIVFWISIFLIVYTFVGYGFMLYLLVKIKRLFSKPFAFKTDAVLPTVTLMVAAYNEEDIIEDKIRNTLELDYPEDKLQLIFITDGSSDQTAAKVGNFKEITLLHQDLRAGKMAAIKRAIPLINGAITVFTDANTFLNAEAIRELVKHYQNPKVGAVAGEKRILVEASADASSAGEGFYWKYESKLKKLDYELYSNVGAAGELFSIRTALYQPVESDTIIDDHMIAMRIAENGYVIAYEPGAYAMETASADVKEELKRKIRIAAGGMQSILRLKKAANPFRNFVFTFQYISHRVLRWTIVPVLLILVFILNGLIAFSKPVVFYQYLFALQVLFYVLSMIGFYFEQRNIRVKALFVPYYFCMMNYAVLAGILRYYQKNQSAAWEKSKRKA, encoded by the coding sequence ATGATTATAGTTTTTTGGATCAGCATTTTTCTGATTGTATATACGTTTGTTGGTTATGGTTTTATGCTTTACCTGCTGGTGAAAATCAAAAGATTGTTCAGCAAACCGTTTGCATTTAAAACAGATGCAGTTTTGCCAACAGTTACCCTGATGGTTGCAGCCTACAATGAAGAAGATATCATTGAAGATAAAATAAGGAATACTTTGGAATTGGATTATCCTGAAGATAAGCTGCAGCTGATTTTCATTACTGACGGGTCTTCCGATCAGACCGCAGCGAAAGTGGGTAATTTTAAAGAGATCACGCTCTTACATCAAGATTTACGAGCGGGAAAGATGGCAGCTATTAAAAGGGCTATTCCTTTAATCAATGGCGCAATTACGGTATTTACGGATGCGAATACTTTTTTAAATGCTGAAGCTATCCGTGAACTGGTGAAGCATTATCAAAATCCTAAGGTTGGGGCCGTTGCAGGTGAAAAGAGAATACTGGTTGAAGCATCGGCTGATGCCAGTTCAGCAGGGGAGGGTTTTTACTGGAAATATGAGTCTAAACTAAAAAAACTGGACTATGAATTATATTCCAATGTAGGAGCAGCCGGAGAATTGTTCAGTATCAGGACTGCATTGTACCAGCCTGTTGAAAGCGATACAATTATAGATGACCATATGATTGCCATGCGCATTGCTGAGAATGGTTATGTGATTGCTTATGAACCTGGAGCCTATGCTATGGAAACCGCATCGGCTGATGTCAAAGAAGAGCTGAAAAGAAAGATCAGAATCGCTGCGGGGGGCATGCAATCCATCCTTCGTTTAAAAAAAGCGGCAAATCCATTTCGTAATTTTGTATTTACGTTTCAATATATTAGTCACAGGGTTTTACGGTGGACAATTGTACCGGTTCTTTTAATCCTGGTTTTTATACTGAATGGCCTTATCGCATTTTCAAAACCTGTTGTCTTTTATCAATATTTATTTGCGCTGCAAGTGCTTTTCTATGTATTAAGTATGATTGGGTTTTATTTTGAACAGCGGAATATCCGTGTAAAAGCCTTATTCGTTCCTTATTATTTTTGCATGATGAATTATGCCGTACTTGCAGGTATTTTGCGATATTACCAAAAAAACCAGAGTGCAGCATGGGAAAAATCGAAAAGAAAAGCTTAA